In Sphingomonas sp. PAMC26645, one DNA window encodes the following:
- a CDS encoding ATP-binding cassette domain-containing protein, protein MSFEIDIEKRLGDTQVSLTLEAGEGATVLFGPSGVGKSSVLNMVAGLLRPDRGRIAVDGETLFGDGVDVPPERRKAGYVFQEARLFPHLRVRANLLYGVRGEAQRFEDIIGFLGIDLLLDRWPRTLSGGEAQRVAIGRALLSQPRFLLLDEPLSSLDRARRDEIMLAIEHVRDVLKLPILMVTHDPEEAERIGNRVVRM, encoded by the coding sequence ATGTCCTTTGAGATCGATATCGAGAAGCGGCTCGGCGATACGCAGGTGTCGTTGACGCTGGAGGCGGGCGAGGGGGCGACGGTGCTGTTCGGCCCGTCTGGCGTCGGCAAATCCAGCGTTCTCAACATGGTCGCCGGGCTACTCCGCCCGGACCGCGGCCGGATCGCGGTCGATGGCGAAACGCTGTTCGGCGACGGCGTCGACGTGCCACCCGAGCGCAGGAAAGCCGGATATGTCTTTCAGGAGGCGCGGTTATTCCCGCACTTGCGTGTGCGCGCGAACCTGCTTTACGGCGTCCGCGGCGAGGCCCAACGGTTCGAGGACATCATCGGCTTTCTCGGCATCGATCTTCTGCTCGATCGCTGGCCGCGCACGCTCTCCGGCGGCGAAGCGCAGCGGGTGGCGATTGGCCGGGCGCTGCTCAGTCAACCGCGCTTCCTGTTGCTCGACGAACCGCTGTCGTCGCTCGATCGTGCGCGCCGCGACGAGATCATGCTCGCGATCGAGCATGTCCGCGACGTGCTCAAGCTTCCGATTCTGATGGTGACGCACGACCCTGAAGAGGCCGAGCGGATCGGAAACCGGGTCGTGCGGATGTAG
- the modB gene encoding molybdate ABC transporter permease subunit: MLDATEWGIVALSLKVGGVAMAVTLPIAFALAWLLARVRFPGKVVVDAAIHLPLVVPPVVTGWLLLLAFGPNGPIGAWLQDWFGVTVLFRWTGAAIAAGVMALPLMVRAMRISIEAVDRRLENAARSLGAGPWRVFWTLTLPLSIPGVLAGAVLGFARSIGEFGATITFVSNVPGETQTLPLAIYSALQQPGADALVWRLSCVSVGLSLFALIASELLTRRAGRALHVL, encoded by the coding sequence GTGCTCGACGCGACCGAATGGGGAATCGTCGCGCTGTCCTTGAAGGTCGGCGGCGTCGCGATGGCGGTGACCTTGCCGATCGCGTTCGCGCTGGCGTGGCTGCTCGCGCGCGTCCGTTTTCCGGGCAAAGTCGTCGTAGACGCGGCGATTCATCTGCCTTTGGTCGTGCCGCCGGTCGTCACCGGTTGGCTGCTATTGCTGGCGTTCGGACCCAATGGGCCGATCGGCGCTTGGTTGCAGGACTGGTTCGGCGTGACGGTTTTGTTCCGCTGGACCGGCGCGGCGATCGCGGCGGGCGTCATGGCGCTGCCGTTGATGGTCCGCGCGATGCGGATCTCGATCGAAGCGGTCGATAGGCGGCTCGAGAATGCGGCGCGATCGCTAGGTGCGGGGCCGTGGCGCGTGTTCTGGACGCTGACGTTGCCGCTCAGTATCCCCGGCGTGCTGGCCGGCGCGGTGCTCGGGTTCGCGCGATCGATCGGTGAGTTCGGCGCGACGATCACCTTCGTTTCCAACGTGCCCGGCGAGACGCAGACCTTGCCGCTGGCGATCTATTCCGCGCTCCAGCAGCCCGGCGCCGATGCACTTGTGTGGCGATTATCCTGCGTATCCGTAGGCCTGTCGTTGTTCGCCCTGATTGCGTCGGAACTGTTGACGCGCCGTGCAGGGCGGGCTCTCCATGTCCTTTGA